In Nostoc sphaeroides, the genomic window ACCCTAGCGACAGCAATTCGCATTGGTAACCCAGCGAGTTGGGAGTTAGCTGTTGCAGCCCAAACCGCAAGTCAGGGACATTTCCACGCCGTTACCGATGCCGAAATTCTCGACGCTTATCGACTTTTGGCAGGATCAGAAGGTATCTTCTGCGAACCTGCTAGCGCCGCTTCTGTAGCCGGGTTATTGCAGGTGAAAGACCAAGTTCCTACAGGGGCGACAGTGGTTTGTGTTCTTACAGGTAATGGTCTAAAAGATCCAGATACAGCTATTAAACACAATCACAGTCAATTTAAACAGGGTATTGCAGCAAAATTGGGTGCAGTAGCCGAAGCAATGGGATTTTAAGCACTCTGGAACTAAATGCGATCGTAATAGCTAATTGAAAAATTGCGTAGGCAAACCCCACCAAAGGTATCACAGCCAGGATTTTTCAGTCTGGGAAGTGTCAAAATAATCCTAGATAATTTTTAAACAACTAGTTGCTCATCTTGTAATGACCGAAACAGACTCATGATCCAAGCCTCTAAATTTATTTATGGTTACTGAGCGTAGCCGAAGTATGGGGATTATTAATTTTGAATTTTGAATTCGGAGCGAAGCGACGTGACTCATTCTACTGATATTGCCACTTTAGCGCGGTGGATGGCAGCTGACTTTAGCAATCAAGAACAAGCTTTTGAAAATCCGCCTTTTTATGCCCACATTCGCGTGTGTATCCGTCCCCTTCCGTTGGAACTGTTCTCAGGAGTAAGTTTGTTTCTCGAACAAGCTTATGATTTTATGCTCAATCAACCCTACCGGATGCGGGTAATGAAGTTGATTCCGGCAGAAAACCACATTGCTATTGAACACTACACCGTTAAAGAAGAACAAAAATTTTACGGTGCATCTCGTGAACCCGAACGCCTCAAAGAGTTGTCTGTTGACCAATTAGAAAAAATGCCAGGTTGCAACATGATTGTAGAGTGGACAGGTAATAGCTTTAAAGGCAGAGTTGAACCTGGAAAATGCTGCATTGTGGTTCGTGACGGCAAAAATACTTATCTGGATAACGAATTTGAGATTGACGCTAAAGAATTTTTCAGCCTCGATCGCGGAAGAGATTTAGACACCGATGAACGTCTCTGGGGTTCTATCGCCGGCCCATTTCACTTTCTTCGATGGGGTAGTTTTGCCGATGAAGTCAAGGTGTAAGAAGTCAGGAGTTAGGAGTTAGGAGTTAGGAGTTAGGAGTTAGGAGTTAGGAGTTAGGAGTTAGGAGTTAGGAGTTAGGAGTTAGGAGTTAGGAGTTAGGAATTAAAACTCATAACTTATTTATTCTGAAATCAGGACTTTTTAGCGATCGCCTAAAGACTACCATCCTACTATGTCTACCTGAAAAACTTTGGATTTGGTTCATGGTGTCCATCTAGCGATCGCCTAAAGACTACCAGAAACTCCAGTTAACCCACTATCTCTACCTTAGAATCCTATGCTATCATGGTTTAACTAGCGTCCTATGGCTACTAAAATACCTTAAAAACATTAAAGTAGCTCAGGGAATTGTGCTGTGGCGGCATAGCCAAGTGGTAAGGCAGAGGTCTGCAAAACCTCCACCCCCGGTTCAAATCCGGGTGCCGCCTTTAAAGAAATATGAGGATTACAGGGCTTTGAAGCCCTTTTTTAATGGGGGTTTTAGGGCTGGTTTCAAGAGGCTTCCGAGATTTTCGGGGTAATTTTGGGTAGTTTGGGGAAACAACTGGGGTAAAACTGGGGTAATAATGTAAGGCAAAGGTGTTTACCCCAATATACATTTCTGGGGTAAAACTGGGGTAAAGTGGAAAGGTAAAGATGTTTACCCCAGTTAATTACCCTTATGGAATCTCAAAAATCTCAAAGTATTGCCAGTCGGGGTTCGGTGCAGATAAAGAACTCTAACGGCAGTCTCCAATTAGTTTTTTCTCATCCTATTATTACCCCCACTGGAGAGCTAAAAACCAAGCGTTTCTATCTTTCAACAAGGCACGACGATACACCTTTTGGAAGACATCAAGCATCGGCTTTGGCGACAAAAATCCAGAGGGATATTGACTATGGAGAGTTTGATGCCAGTTTAGTTAAGTACAAACCAGCAGCATCATTAAGCACCGTTACCCCAATTACCCCAATTACCCCTTCACCTAACCCCCAACCAAACTTGGGAGAATTATGGGAAAAATACGCTGAGTTTAAAAAACCACAGGTTAGTCCTTCTACTTATGCGGTTGACTACCGCAAGTATCGCAATCACATTGCTAAGTTACCAACTAAAACTTTAGATGATGCGATCGCAATTCGAGACTATTTACTTGCAAATCTCAGTGCTAATGCAGCTAAACGTACTTTGACAAATATAAATGCTTGCTGTGATTGGGCACTTAAGAGTCAGCTGATTGAATCAAATCCCTTCCAAAGTATGGCAAAAGATATTCAGATAGCGAAGTCAGAATCGGCAGAATATGAGATTAATCCC contains:
- a CDS encoding chromophore lyase CpcT/CpeT — encoded protein: MTHSTDIATLARWMAADFSNQEQAFENPPFYAHIRVCIRPLPLELFSGVSLFLEQAYDFMLNQPYRMRVMKLIPAENHIAIEHYTVKEEQKFYGASREPERLKELSVDQLEKMPGCNMIVEWTGNSFKGRVEPGKCCIVVRDGKNTYLDNEFEIDAKEFFSLDRGRDLDTDERLWGSIAGPFHFLRWGSFADEVKV
- a CDS encoding site-specific integrase gives rise to the protein MESQKSQSIASRGSVQIKNSNGSLQLVFSHPIITPTGELKTKRFYLSTRHDDTPFGRHQASALATKIQRDIDYGEFDASLVKYKPAASLSTVTPITPITPSPNPQPNLGELWEKYAEFKKPQVSPSTYAVDYRKYRNHIAKLPTKTLDDAIAIRDYLLANLSANAAKRTLTNINACCDWALKSQLIESNPFQSMAKDIQIAKSESAEYEINPFTKEERDSIIQAFEESKLYNYYAPLVKLLFFTGCRPSEAIALQWKHISDKYITFEQAITISTKGLALKDGLKTQSQRRFPINNQQREILDSIKPENCNPDDFIFRSKKGGIVDFGDFLNHAWKGYKNHHGTHIDGIVTQLVKQGVITEYRKPYQCRHTFITLCLEADIDAKDVGRWVGNSPEIIYKHYAGNKRNLQVPEL